In Pseudomonas oryzihabitans, the DNA window GCGCTGCTGCTGGGTGAGGCGGGCACGGACCTGCAGATCGGCACGGGCACCCCCGAGTGCCGGCCGCAGGCCGCGCTGGTCGAGGCCATCGGCCACTGCCTGCTGCACGGTCTGGCCATCCAGGCCACCGCTGACCACGGCGGCACCAGGTGCCCAGCGCCAGGTGCGATAACGACTCCAATCGGTGGGCGCCACTGGATAGGCTGCTGGATCCTGCTGCGGCAATACCGGCGCCGAGGCCTCTGGCAGGCTGCTGGCGACATAGGGGTTGGGACTCTGGCAAGCGGCCAGGGTGAGCAGCGCGAGGCAGAGCAGGAGGCGACGCATGACCGGTTCCTCGAAGGAATGCTGGCCAGAGCATACCGCGCCCGGCGTTATCCTGCCTTAGCTTGGCAGAGCCAATGCAGATAGCGCCCCAGGCCCGCGAAAGCCGGGTGCCGTCGGTGGGCCAGTTCCATGGCCACCAGCTCCTCGCCGTCGGCACGGGTCTGGAATTCCGGCGGCATATAGTCGTGAAAGACCCGTACGCCGCTGCGCGCCTGGATCTGCCAGTCCGGCGCCAGCCAGGCCTCGACCTCGCGCGGATCGAGGGGCTGTTGCGGCGTGAGACCACGGCGACCCTCGCCCGCATAGTCGCCCCGCTTGAGCTTGCGAAAATGGCCCTTGAGCAGATTGCGATAGATCAGGGCGTCACGGTTGTAGAAGGCCAGGGACAGCCAGCCGTCCGTGGCCAGGCAGCGCTGCAGCGTCGGTAGGATCGCCGTGGGCGTCTCCAGCCATTCCAGCACCGCGTGGCAGAGCACCAGGTCGAAGGGTTCGGCGAAGGCGGGCAACTCCTGCCAGGGCAGCGCCAGCCAATCGGCCCGCAAGCCGGCGGCCGCGAAGGCCTCCTGGGCGCCGGCGAGCATGGGCGCCGACGGCTCGGCCAGGGTCACCGCATGACCCTGCTGGGCCAGCCAAAGACTCATGTGGCCAAGGCCGGCACCGATGTCCAGCACCCGCAGCGGGCGTTGCGGCAGCACCTCGGCGAGATCCGCCTGCAGCACGGCCAGGCGGATGGCGCCCTTGGTGCCGCCATAGATGTTGGCGGCGAAGCGGGTGGCGCGGTCGTCGAAGAAGGTATCGCTCACGGCAGGAAGCGCCTCTCGTTGTCGGCCAGCTTGGCCAGCACCGCCTGTTCCACGTCCAGCTCCAGTTCGCTGCCCAGTTGCAGCAGATAGAGCAGCACGTCGGCGATTTCCTGGCCGGCGTGTTCGCGCTCGGTGGCGCTCAGCGCGCGGGCCTCGGCATCGCTCTTCCACTGGAAGATCTCCACCAGCTCGGCCATCTCGACACTGGCGGCCATCGCCAGGTTCTTGGGGTTGTGATAACGCCGCCAGGCGTTGGCATCGCGGATGGCGTGCAGGCGGGTGAGCAGGGCAGGGAGGTCCATGGGCGTCCGGAGGCGTCGATAAACCACCATTCTCCCATGGCTGGCCCGGCGGACGGCAGTGTCCTGGCTGACGGCGGCCGGCGACAGCCCAGGCCGACTGCTCTACCCTGAGGCCTCCCCCTGACGTTGGCTGCTGGAGACCTGATGAAATTTCGCCTGTCCGGACTGTTGCTGGCCCTGACCATGATCACCGGCACTGCCCATGCCGAACGGCTGCTGCTGGAGGGCACCCTGGGGCAAGCCAGGGTGGTGGTGGACGT includes these proteins:
- a CDS encoding DUF4136 domain-containing protein, translating into MRRLLLCLALLTLAACQSPNPYVASSLPEASAPVLPQQDPAAYPVAPTDWSRYRTWRWAPGAAVVSGGLDGQTVQQAVADGLDQRGLRPALGGARADLQVRARLTQQQRSEQYTDYYDTNYGYGGYGPYGYGPGYGTTVGQARTRTRTFLVDVLEVELLDPTSGRVLWHSAAEQATGGNGSERARTLRDTTRRLLANYPPS
- a CDS encoding methyltransferase domain-containing protein — its product is MSDTFFDDRATRFAANIYGGTKGAIRLAVLQADLAEVLPQRPLRVLDIGAGLGHMSLWLAQQGHAVTLAEPSAPMLAGAQEAFAAAGLRADWLALPWQELPAFAEPFDLVLCHAVLEWLETPTAILPTLQRCLATDGWLSLAFYNRDALIYRNLLKGHFRKLKRGDYAGEGRRGLTPQQPLDPREVEAWLAPDWQIQARSGVRVFHDYMPPEFQTRADGEELVAMELAHRRHPAFAGLGRYLHWLCQAKAG
- a CDS encoding nucleotide pyrophosphohydrolase, producing MDLPALLTRLHAIRDANAWRRYHNPKNLAMAASVEMAELVEIFQWKSDAEARALSATEREHAGQEIADVLLYLLQLGSELELDVEQAVLAKLADNERRFLP